Within Topomyia yanbarensis strain Yona2022 chromosome 2, ASM3024719v1, whole genome shotgun sequence, the genomic segment tagagattgatggtgtagtctccagcAAGGACcataattgcgaagtatggggttcgctccttcaagaaccctttgcttcggccagtgaaaattctggtttgcaagCAATTGCCTTCAGGAAAATCAAGGAGTAcatgaaaaaacttattttccatcagcctcatttcgaacctttcgcTGAAATTTGTCTTCCAACCTTTATCTTTTGGACGGGGCtagtctacctgtacgcctttttgtgccgcgaggcatgaactgccgtcgttTCAAACAATTGTGCCTACagcgacttattgtagaaacaaaatgctgagagaatcatgaaaagttttccaACGGTGGAGAGATTCCGtatgatctctcgacatatcccgcatatgaattatgtggggacaaaatgaaattttttttaaagaacgcTTCGATAAGAAACGCAAAAGAGCGCTACGCCACCGACAACGAATAATTTCTACGTTTTCTTGTACACTAAAGAGCAAGATtctgaccatcccattgtgggaacatctttaatgtgcctataaatttccgaaagaggaaaatcagttttcatttctaagcttcctcgtaaaggcttGTGAGTGTtccttgaagggtgctgttacaaaatcgAAGTAAGTGAttcctggtctcggtaatcttagaaactagcaagactttgggaccattcataaattacgtaacgcgtttaggggggggagggggtacgagaagttgtgacatgttgtgacatatgggggagggggagtaagctagatcgttacgtaacatgtttttactgaacaaaaaaatttttttcgaggaatttgttacgtaataggggagggggggatagagaattttgtgacaatttgttacatggggggaggggggagtcaattttgggcgattttcacgttacgtaatttatgaatggtccctttccacatgggacatcaaaaaccccaagtgtccctatatttcagtccctacatttcccgctaggttttacacaatgcatttgcactacgattaaaggtcaggCGAAACAAGTACCCGACAAGAACAACTGTGTACAGTCTCCTACttcgtggtgggcagagattgcttagaattgtacgcgaaagggacttttgaacgtcggatcgcccaaatttttcccaatatacgcgacgctacaaatgcaaatggaAAACttaatgaaagctgaaaaacgcgattattggcaccggtccgtcgacAGACTAACGgacggatcatcagagaaacaatgttttgtCTGGTGACTAGGGCCttcgttgtgtattcgattcatcctgtgattggagTATACGGAAAGatcgtcatatgatgacagctatgcattgcatttatgctaattattatgacagtagtggtgagtatatttacctatcaacgaccatgcccacatcgtcacaattacaggaggctctccgtttgatggagcatgggaagcactctttgtatttcctgAAGAAAACATGGAAGTTTTTGCGTacattatctgaaaaatcatagtaGGTTACCTTAGTTTGAGATCTTTCGCAGTGCTCTATTCCGAGTAATGAGCAGgcggacacttggattagaatgataatgagaaggtggacatTTGGGCATTAGAATCCCAATGATTACTTTGGTGCAAGAAAATGGATgagggtcatgacttcattcgggtgatatctcgaaTCATATACAATCATTATAGTAGAATGGCCATCTTCGGCGTGTTGAGGTCGTGGAAAGCGGTCTCTGCacttgtggtggcggttatcgcgatattaaacatgttgtctggtcgtgcgctaagtgttctagtaccagatctccgttaaacgaatccctttgGTCTCTTtccagtccagtccgagatgctataccaaGTTCGTTACTGATATTTTTTGCAtaatcaggcaactagcagttagTAAATTGAATtctgattatgactttcattggtttagttttcgataaacttacactgaaaataaattcagtttaGACAAGGACCGTGGAATATTGTATGTCCGGCTGTCTGTCGAAAGCTGTTGGATGGTGTTAGTTATAGtagatgatttttttagttGCTTTGGCGCAACTTTGTACTGTGCCGTCTGGTTACAAAACTGGCACGTTGGTATCTGCCCAGGATATGTGCATCGGAttctttgtatgtagttaacaccttCAGATGATCTGTCCTCGAAAGTCAAGTACGAGCGTATAGGTTGGTTCAGCCACATTTGGAAaacccgaacaccgttgagaatACCAAGGAAAAAGTTTCTTCAAGTGTTGTTTgagacggattccacttctccatacttcgacataAATCTTTTAATACAATACGTGCTAGTACGAAGTGGAAAATCATGTAGGCAAAtttccatatacacggggatcgCGGTTTTCACATATTCATATTCGacatcgtgttgcatgttgttcttcgctACGAAACTTTCTGGCTCGACTAAGTAGTTGAATTGTGTTAGTACTACTTGTCTCGTATGATGTAACTATGTGCGTGAAACTTCTGTTTTCACTTTGatcaactgttccacctcgcgcactgtaGGTCATAGACGGGTCTGCGAAAAGTCAATCGCGATTCCATTCTCCCGTATTGATTAGAATTTATGTTGCGGTTCACTCGTTACACTCGCAGTTGGGGTAACGGATCTTTGTTGTGTCTATATATTGCACGTACACGTTGGAGTGGCGCGGCGCGAGTAATATTTTTTGGCTGCATGCTGTTCACAAGCggtcgtttttttttatttctgatcTGTATGAGATAGGAAAGCACTGACTGAATCGGCACATTCTTTAATATCCTTAACCAGCTAGTAGTTTTGCATTTCTAAACtcatagaaaaaattaaaattgcgaTTGTCGTAAACAACGCAGCGACGTAATTTTCTTTCTGATAATTACATGTGCACATATGTAAAATTACATATTGTGGCATATTGTGACCCCTTTGatgtaaaattcagattttttgatCCAGGGAAAGGCGAacaactcacatttttacatgacATGggatgtaaatttatgtgaattcaaagcttcttttatgtgcatcttacAAAACCTAcagttgcaaaaaaattttagcTGTGTAAAGCTTCGGCTGGGTACATATTCTTGTTATTTATGTTTAAAATACGTGACTTTGTACCCACGAGAAGGCCCGTTTGCAACTTACGTCTCGAGTTTAGCAAATCCGTAACCACGGATCACGCACTGCACATCTACATACATAAAAGCCGTTATCAGTCAGAACAAATATGTTTACACTATTGTTACACTTAATCATGTGCTGGCGGAAACTCTAAACCATTACTAACCTGATTTATTTCTCCTATCACTCGAGCAAATGCGAAATATGTATTATCTGACCCAGCAACGACAGCCTCAAACATGCCTAACCGGAAGTCATCATTCCGACCGTCACCGCTGTACAGAACGAGCAAAATGGttttccaacaatttcaaaatttattcCGCGCCGGGAATTACTGCTGTTTGATGGCTGCCGAAAATAAATTTATCGCGGCATAATACATAAAATATCGATAGAAATGTATTTATTTCGTCGATTCGTAGCACCCCGGGCGACCAAACCACAGCGCACCAGGCGTAATACCCGCAAACACACAATCGGAGCAGGGCGGTCTGGTGCGTGTTGGTTTGATTCTAGTTTTTCATTCGGTCCCTCCAGCGCGCGCTGTTTGAGTAATGTGTGGCCGCACGAGAAATGCGAACAGGGTGCTTTTATGGACACGAGGTGGCAATAAAATCAAGAAGATAGATTTTCTATTATCCACCTAGAGTGATTTGTTCGTACCACAACATTTCATTAGTTTGTTGAGTTGAGCTTTTTCACAAAGTCTGGTAAACTTAAAATCCGAACACTTTATATATTCTGCGGTAAAGCGTCATAGTGATCGAATTGGGAATGCATTAACAGCGCGTTGTTCTCTAAGTACATACAGGTATTTCAGTGATTaaagtttatttgtttatttgtttatttgtttatttgtttatttgtttatttgtttatttgtttatttgtttatttgtttatttgtttatttgtttatttgtttatttgtttatttgtttatttgtttatttgtttatttgtttatttgtttatttgtttatttgtttatttgtttatttgtttatttgtttatttgtttatttgtttatttgtttatttgtttatttgtttatttgtttatttgtttatttgtttatttgtttatttgtttatttgtttatttgtttatttgtttatttgtttatttgtttatttgtttatttgtttatttgtttatttgtttatttgtttatttgtttatttgtttatttgtttatttgtttatttgtttatttgtttatttgtttatttgtttatttgtttatttgtttatttgtttatttgtttatttgtttatttgtttatttgtttatttgtttgtttgtttatttgttcatttgtttatttgtttatttgtttatttgtttatttgtttatttgtttatttgtttatttgtttatttgtttatttgtttatttgtttatttgtttatttgtttatttgtttatttgtttatttgtttatttgtttatttgtttatttgtttatttgtttatttgtttatttgtttatttgtttatttgtttatttgtttatttgtttatttgtttatttgtttatatgtttatttgtttatttgtttatttgtttatttgtttatttgtttatttgtttatttgtttttttgtttttttgtatatttgtttatttgtttatttgtttatttgtttatttgtttatttgtttatttgtttatttgtttatttgtttatttgtttatttgtttatttgtttatttgtttatttgtttatttgtttatttgtttatttgtttatttgtttatttgtttatttgtttatttgtttatttgtttatttgtttatttgtttatttgtttatttgtttatttgtttatttgtttatttgtttatttgtttatttgtttatttgtttatttgtttatttgtttatttgtttatttgtttattgtttatttgtttatttgtttatttgttcatttgtttatttgtttatttgtttatttgtttatttgtttatttgtttatttgtttatttgtttatttgtttatttgtttatttgtttatttgtttatttgtttatttgtttatttgtttatttgtttatttgtttatttgtttatttgtttatttgtttattcgtttattcgtttatttgtttatttgtttatttgtttattcgtttatttgtttatttgtttattcgtttattcgtttatttgttgatttgtttatttgtttatttgtttatttgtttatttgtttatttgtttatttgtttatttgtttatttgtttatttgtttatttgtttatttgtttatttgtttatttgtttatttgtttatttgtttatttgtttatttgtttatttgtttatttgtttatttgtttatttgtttatttgtttatttgtttatttgtttatttgtttatttgtttatttgtttatttgtttatttgtttatttgtttatttgtttatttgtttatttgtttatttgtttatttgtttatttgtttatttgtttatttgtttatttgtttatttgtttatttgtttatttgtttatttgtttatttgtttatttgtttatttgtttatttgtttatttgtttatttgtttatttgtttatttgtttatttgtttatttgtttatttgtttatttgtttatttgtttatttgtttatttgtttatttgtttatttgtttatttgtttatttgtttatttgtttatttgtttatttgtttatttgtttatttgtttatttgtttatttgtttatttgtttatttgtttatttgtttatttgtttatttgtttatttgtttatttgtttatttgtttatttgtttatttgtttatttgtttatttgtttatttgtttatttgtttatttgtttatttgtttatttgtttatttgtttatttgtttatttgtttatttgtttatttgtttatttgtttatttgtttatttgtttatttgtttatttgtttatttgtttatttgtttatttgtttatttgtttatttgtttatctgtttatttgtttatttgtttatttgtttatttgtttatttgtttatttgtttatttgtttatttgtttatttgtttatttgtttatttgtttatttgtttatttgtttattcgtttatttgtttatttgtacatttgtttatttgtttatttgcttatttgtttatttgtttatttgtttatttgtttatttgtttatttgtttatttgtttatttgtttatttgtttatttgtttatttgtttatttgtttatatgtttatttgtttatttgtttatttgtttatttgtattTGAAACATTCATCTGACATATATTGTCTTAATGAAtaaaaaacttaaaactaaTTGTCACGAACAACATTAAAAGGGTCAAGTAGTCGCTGATGAAAGACCTTGGACGACACATTAAAATCGAATAGTTCTGCAAATTCGTTGAACCGCGTGCAAGCAAATCGAAGCGGATCATGCTGACCATATTGCGTGttgcgtgattcaaggaacaGCAGGTTACGGCGACGAAGAGGTCTCTCAGGAGCGTACACATTCAGTTGAGTCAACAAAACAGAGCAGTCGATGTCGCCCGTGAGTAGTTTTGCTACAAATAATGCTTGTGAAGTGATCCGTCTTATGTGCAGTGGCTCGATTCGTAGCAACCGACAGCGGTCCTCGTAAGCGCAGAGCGTCCCTTATAAATTTACGTTGAACACTCTCAAACCTCGCGATCCAATTAGCATGGTAAGGACACCATACAACAGCGTTATATTCCAGCAATGAGCGTACAAGTGAACAGTACAATGATCGTAAGCATAGAGGGTCTCGAAATTCTGCTGCAATTTTGAAGATACCCCAATTGTCGGTTTGCTTTTGACAGGATATCGTCTTAGTAAAGTCTAAAAGTCATTTCTCGGTCTAGAGAGACGCCAAGATCTTTAATGTGCTCTACTCGTGTAAGAGGGCTTCCGCTAACTTCATAATCGTACACGATTGGCGAACTTTTCCGATGGAAGAAAATAATGCTGCATTTTGCGATACTGAAACACATAAAGTTATTTTTGCACCAGACCTCGAACATATGCAACATATTGCTCCAAGCAATCTGAAAGGCACttgatgattttgaaaattttcgtgtCATTCGCATAAAAGAAACGACAGCCCGGTGGAAGCAGGGTGGATACGTCGTTTATAAGAAGCGAGAACAGCAACGGACCGAGATTACTACCTTGTGGAACTCCGGATCGGTTTGAGAAAGATTCTGATGTTGTCGATCCAATTTGAACTTGTACAGAACGGTTCGTCAAGTTGTGTCTCGATAACTAATTCCAGCACTTAAAGAATTTCTGCTAGATACCTAGATGGTTTTATCCTAACCACACCACGGGATGATGTTCCCAGTtaattcaagttttttttttgctgatagATTCCAAACTGATGACCTGTCAAGGAATTCGCAGCTGCAGACTCAATGCTCAGGCCCGTAGCGTGCTGTTGGTCAAATTGTCCCCCGCCCAGGGCACCAATCTTGTGAAGACGTTGAAATCTTGATTTCTAAGACCAAGAGCTGTTTGCTTCGGGTTTGTGTCAGACCTAAATCGAGCGGTTATAATTAACGACCTCCCAAGAGCCTTAGCCTTTACCAGGAATCTCATTTGCATATAGTTTATAGGAACAGTAACAGATGTAACCACATGAGTATCTTCGGACTCTTCTTGAGCCAAGAGATCATAGTGAGCAGCATATTAAGTATTGCTTCAAAATAGCGCTTAGAGTGTCTTTTCAGGCAACACATCATATTTTCCACGCGGTATTTGTACGCCAGCAATGGTGATAGATTACGTGGACTTTCCCCAAAATAcgcacacttttcagcattCCCGATGCAAGAGTTATACTCATGATTCTATGCGCAATTGCCACACCGGGCCTTATTACTACAATTGCCCATTTGTATGTATTTATTGCAAAAcatgcactgataatataacttcgtaaatataatgaaatcgatcatgcaatgcacgaattcattcgttgttttctgcaacgaagtacttTCGTGCATTATaactagtaggtttcgttcatttcatgaaaaagaatggccgcttggtgaacgaaggctttcgtaaattttactcgTTTAaagtacactgcacgaatgtaatcgttgataacgacactaattttcgtgaacgaaacgaaatgtttcgttgaTTTTAATACACGTTTGTGTATAATACGAACGATTTCATTACTCACACGAATTTaattcgttcatcttaggaaagttttcgtattcatttttttttgcaatcgatattttaggatcgatgtttgatgacaacgattttttaaactaaataaaagaatcgatctggcaaaatcgattttatttcaacctgctcacctgtATTGAGGACTGTGGTGTGAtgaaatggacgcttgatgaacacaagttttagtaaattttacttatctagtgtacatggcacgaatgaaacgaaatgattcgtttgtttcaataaatgtttgcgtatattacgaacgacttcgttggtcgcacgaattcatttcgtttattttagaaaagttttcgtatttgttagcctcttattgttttcagtcgatcttttgggatcgatgtttgacaacttcgatttttttaatttaaaaaaatcgatgtggccaaatcgattttactgtggtgtgaagaaatggccgcttgatgaacgaaagttttcgtaaattttacttatttagtgtacattgcacgaatgttgtcgttgaaaacgacattatttttcgtgaatgaaacgaaatgttttgcttattttaataaacatttgtgaatattacgaacaatctcgttggtcgcacgaattcatttcgttcatctaagagaagttttcgtaatcATCTGTCATCGTTCATCTCTCGTCATTCTCGATTAGTTAAATTTTATAAGGAGTAAAGTGCAGTTAATTAAGTAGTTTCTCCGGGTAAAATAGTGGCCCTATAACTAGAATCTTCATCTAACCGATAGCAGCGCAAGAAACCATACAGCATGGCTGTTAAAACAATCACCGATGAAGCTCACTTCCAACCCAAACTAGCCGCAGCAGGAGGAAAATTGGTTGTTGTGGATTTTACCGCAGCTTGGTGTGGACCGTGCCGAAACATATCGCATTTGTTCGATCAGCTTCCGGCGAAATATCCAAAGGCTGTGTTTCTCAAGGTGGACGTCGACAGATGTACCGAAACGGCGCCGTCCCAGGGCATGTCGACCATGCCAATATTTATTTTCTACCGAGCCAGAACAAAGATTGGCAGGATGCAGGGTGCAGATATTAATGGACTTGAAGCCAAAATACAGAAACATTACGTCGCCAGCTTGTATGAATCTGGAGAAGATTACGGTCATTGAATGTTGGACTTGAACACCTTCATCCAGAAGATCCAGTGCGAATGTTTGAACGAATCGAACGACCACCCGATGGAGAATGCGCTCAGTTCCAGCGGTGGTCATCTGGTGTCCGATTGTGACGAACAGTTGATCATTTCGATTACCTTCAatcagtttgtcaaaatcagtgccatCAAGTTCAAAGCATCGCCCTCTCACGGACCGAAAAAAGGTGAGAATCTTTATCTATCAATCAACCAAGCACCATCGATTTCGATATGGCCGAATCGCAAGTTTCGGTGCAGGATCTGGTACTGGGGCAGAAGGATATTGTGTCGGGATCGCCGATTCCGTTGCACTTCGTTAAATTTCAGAACgtgcaaaatatgcagctgttcGTGAAGGATAACCATTCTGGTGACGAGACGATCATTATCGATCATTTGGCCTTCTTCGGGTCACCGATTGCAACGACTAAGATGGATGAAGTGTAAAAGCCACTAGATTGTTTGAGCCGCCGGGAGAAGGATGGTTAGAAGGCGGGGGATAGGTTCGATGACGAATATGTTTGATCGTATATTTAAAAGGTTAAAGATAGTGATGCGCGTTAACTTgttctttttataaattgttcaataaaataatgagcAGGAAAAATGGCATACTATTTtgatattgctccggcagagaaaaactcaatcttattcgTACAAAACTGAATCCGTAcatctccggattctggatcaactggaagagatttaggaaatcttcctgaaaccggcggtcATGGATACGGCTACTGTATAGTCAGActgagaccgtcgtgatgaatTGTTGACGTATTCTACCTCCATTGAAgctttttgacgttgacggtttgacgaatagtactcgtaaatattacaaagaggttcgtatatagcagcgaacaattcgtttgccgaaagaagctgtttcgtaataagccaacgaaagtcgtttcatggtattcacgaaaaattcgtaataaaaaaataaaaatgtttctatagaactacgaacgattcatcatatgtacgaaaaacaatcgtatattttatgaaaattgtctgtacgaaacaaattcctggcgatttacgaatatattctatcagtgtgacgcgcggtacaaacaggcagACGAGCCTTGTTGAGATGAACAGGaaacttcagtagatccacgcatgacCAACTGGAATCGGTGACCACTCTGTCGATTTCACCTATGTAAACGGGCACGAAGACGCGGTAGTCCTTAATAAAAGGCCTGCCACCTTCATGCTTTGGACAAGATATCACAATTTAATGCTTATTTAGTCAAACTTTCGAGATATCAGTCACGTTTGAATATTCTTTGTTTTGCTTTTTGGAACTTTAAGAATATTTTatacttttaaaccaggtttgcCGGTTGCGCAGCGTGGGTAAAGAAATTGGCCCAAATGGTAAACAAAAGCTTATCTTTGAGAAGAAAACCCTATGCCGTACAGTGAGCGTTGAAGCGTACTCGGTGCAATACCACAAAGTTTCCGGTGCCTAGCCTAGCCCTACCAATCTTACACTGAGTTATCACATTAATTGTCGGAGTTTCAGAAAGAGTTGAAAGCTCTATCTTTGATATCAAATTTCTAAGGCTAGTTGCAGTTTGTTCCGACTTTACGTCATAGCTTCCTCGAGCTGTTATATTTGAGAACCTCTAAAGagaaaatattttaaagttttcagGAGCAAGAGACGATATCCCCACATTAGAATCATCAGAGTCATACACTTTCTGAGCCACGAGAGTCGTAGAGAGTGGCGTAACTCCTTTTAGTACTTCCCCAAATGGGTGCTTGGAACGTTTTTTAAGGAAACGCTTCAAATTCCTTAGGCGCTGTTTGTACGTGTGTCATGGCAATAGAttaatgcataatttttttGTGTGAGTTCGACATCTGTTTACATCAATCATTGCACATCATCATATAAcaactttcattttcacttgCGTAATCAGGTCTAAGTTTGTGTAACAAAAAGAGCATATGCGGGAAGCTCTACTTTTTTGCTTTGATTTGAATAAATGGAATGTGAAAGCCTATAGCGACAGGGCGTTATGgaaaaaaaagatttaaaaattttttaaaaagaattaaGAAACAAACTGCCAATGTTCACCGCTACCAACAACTAATCAAATTGCGCCGTGCTTTGCGTGGAAAAGGCCAGATTATGAAGAAAGACATAAGAAACTCCCATCGCAAAAATGGTCCAAAACTACTTGGAGACACTCAACTGACCCATTCCGATTATCATCTATTTTTATCGATGGCTCACGCACTCGGAGAACAAGACTTAGATTCGTACGAAGACGTCCGAAAATGGCTTTACCAATGGATTTTCTCGAAAggtcaaaaattattttgacgtgGTATATACAAATTACCCGTAAGATGAGGAACATGTATAGCTAGCGAGGGCAAATactttgaataatttttttttttggttttatataaaaaatccgTTTTTTTCGATAAAAAACAGCGGATTTTAGCTTATACACCTGGTGTGCAATGCATGACGTGCGATTCAAACAACTGAACAGGCATGCGATCCTTATCAAAGAAGACGTGATTAAACGCAAAGCAGTCCCGCCAAAGTTTACCCAATCCGATTTTAAAGCGACACATATTTTAGTCCCGTCCAGTTCGATtaccattcaaaatcttcgctcactggagcaagaTGTCCCGAAACAACCAACTGCTTCACTAAATATACTCATGACAAACTcgacaccatcgatctcaactccATAAGCGGGCATGTAGACGCAGTAGTCCGTCATAAAAGGCATGTTGTCAGCaacgtcatttgcttgctttggacagaatatgacaattctgagcGTATCTGGGAGAACTTTCAAGACATATGTCGCAACTGACTATTTCTTCGTCATTTCTTTCGAATTCATTCTAAATATGCAGCGGGCTATCTTTGGTCTCGAAGTAGAAGGTTCGCCCGAGTTCAAAGgatgttcgacatccattttaccATTAACTGGTCTTCTAAGGAAAGTTTATTCATACACAAGCCAGAGTTCGGTGCAAAAAGAGAACTTCAAGAATACGAAAAAGAGACAGAAATTACggaagatataataaattgaaagtAAGTGAAGAAAAATTGTTGTAACATATCTTCTTTTCTTAGCATCTGGCACGAATAATTTGTAAAAACTTGATCAGCAACAGATCATAAAAGCATCATTTGGCTTATCAAAAAAATGGGTGATTAATGTCTGGGACATAACTGGAATGTAGTGATGGAACATAGACTGACATTTCAAATCTGCCGAGGGGGGAATGCACTGTAATCAACAACCTACTactattcgattcccaaccccgtacATAGAGTTTAGAGATTattctaaaaataaatttttcctaacccgaaaaagaggcAAATGAGCATAAATTTAAAACCGCTATAATCGAAACGACTTTGTGCAGTTTCGATGTAAAATATGACTATAGCCaaatcgaacgaaactttgcagctgtgttcggtttatgaatttccatgattttctctggcaattgcaatattttgatacaagatcATTTTTCCAAAAGGGAGTAGACGTTTCTGCGTGCATCACTTTCAAATTTTGTTCTATTACTGTTTTTTAAACAGCAAAACTAtgtgagaacgagttacagggaagggaatgaatacttctttacgaaaaaatatatacactgaaaaaaaattgttgtgatttttcacaaaaataaaagttttcgatagaaaattaaattgcaaaaataatttatttgattttatatatttcagcaacaaaaacctaaagagaaaagaaacattttgaatgtgattgcacgAAGGAGAGCTTATCGctagaaattttttccaaacgaTCAC encodes:
- the LOC131679686 gene encoding thioredoxin-like, translating into MAVKTITDEAHFQPKLAAAGGKLVVVDFTAAWCGPCRNISHLFDQLPAKYPKAVFLKVDVDRCTETAPSQGMSTMPIFIFYRARTKIGRMQGADINGLEAKIQKHYVASLYESGEDYGH
- the LOC131679687 gene encoding thioredoxin-like protein 1, producing MLDLNTFIQKIQCECLNESNDHPMENALSSSGGHLVSDCDEQLIISITFNQFVKISAIKFKASPSHGPKKVSVQDLVLGQKDIVSGSPIPLHFVKFQNVQNMQLFVKDNHSGDETIIIDHLAFFGSPIATTKMDEV